The following proteins come from a genomic window of Hoplias malabaricus isolate fHopMal1 chromosome 15, fHopMal1.hap1, whole genome shotgun sequence:
- the dipk1b gene encoding divergent protein kinase domain 1B codes for MPRTLRRLAHLALFCPLSKGLQSRLPAVKVKYLVVAWLGVLVASWVIYVQYSSYSELCRGHVCTVIICEHYRRGIISGSVCKSLCEEKTLTLQRCLSTSPTHQVYSAVWKEKAVIVKCGIEDALRGDDGPNSLPKRDVSLYDKPTRGTSMDEFREMLHSFLKDSLGEQASLGLLVSRVVSLADVNSDGKVSLAEAKSVWALLQIDEFVPMLALQDKEHAPRLLGFCGHLYATERVANGALFRLDVPPWLQPLVPEALSGALNRWLAPAWPRRARITIGLLEFVEEVFHGAYGSFYMCDASPSRVGYNANYDCKIADLGSVASEAAVRAFLRGRTCQTNADCTFGRDCTATCDRLARQCNTEVVQPNLAKVCALLRDFLLFGAPADLLEDLDRQLRTCVTLSGLASQMEVHHSLVLNNLKTLLWKKISDTKYS; via the exons ATGCCGCGTACGCTGCGGCGGCTCGCGCACCTCGCGCTTTTCTGCCCGCTGTCCAAGGGCTTGCAG TCACGTTTGCCTGCAGTGAAGGTGAAGTACCTAGTGGTGGCGTGGTTGGGAGTTTTGGTGGCCAGTTGGGTCATCTACGTTCAATATTCCTCCTACTCCGAGCTCTGCAGAGGCCACGTCTGCACCGTGATTATC tgtgaaCACTATCGTCGGGGGATTATTTCTGGCTCCGTTTGTAAGTCTCTGTGTGAAGAGAAAACACTGACTCTGCAGCGCTGCCTCTCAACATCACCCACACAccag gtgtaCAGTGCCGTGTGGAAGGAGAAGGCTGTAATAGTGAAGTGTGGGATAGAAGACGCTCTGAGAGGAGACGATGGTCCAAACTCTCTCCCGAAACGAGACGTCAGCCTTTACGACAAACCCACCCGCGGAACGTCCATGGACGAGTTCAGAGAGATGCTGCACTCTTTCCTCAAG GACAGTCTGGGTGAGCAGGCATCTCTGGGCTTGCTGGTTTCTCGCGTGGTTTCGCTGGCGGACGTGAACTCGGACGGTAAAGTGTCTCTGGCCGAGGCGAAGTCTGTGTGGGCCCTGCTGCAGATCGACGAGTTTGTGCCGATGTTGGCTCTTCAGGACAAAGAGCACGCTCCTCGGCTGCTGGGCTTTTGTGGACACCTGTATGCCACTGAACGTGTGGCCAACGGCGCCCTCTTCAGGCTCGATGTCCCTCCCTGGCTTCAGCCGCTCGTCCCTGAAGCCCTGAGCGGTGCCTTGAACCGCTGGCTGGCCCCAGCCTGGCCGCGAAGGGCCCGAATCACTATCGGCCTGCTGGAGTTTGTGGAAGAAGTTTTCCACGGAGCTTATGGGAGCTTCTACATGTGTGACGCGAGCCCCAGTCGAGTGGGGTATAACGCTAATTACGACTGTAAGATCGCCGACCTGGGCAGTGTGGCGTCCGAGGCTGCGGTCAGAGCGTTTCTCCGAGGCCGGACCTGCCAAACGAACGCTGACTGCACTTTCGGACGCGACTGCACGGCTACCTGCGATCGGCTGGCCAGGCAGTGCAACACGGAGGTGGTTCAGCCGAACCTGGCCAAGGTCTGCGCGCTGCTGAGGGACTtcttactgttcggggctccgGCCGACCTCCTGGAGGACCTGGATCGACAGCTGCGTACCTGCGTGACCCTCAGCGGCCTGGCCTCGCAGATGGAGGTGCACCACTCTCTCGTGCTGAACAACCTCAAGACCCTGCTGTGGAAGAAGATCTCAGACACCAAGTACTCCTGA
- the mrps2 gene encoding 28S ribosomal protein S2, mitochondrial produces the protein MAARILTKAIHSLRSPGLFGAAFSCSGHSFCSSAAAVKPAATLQSEDAAANEKILNLPLTQPDYFRLSELYTIKDLFEARVHLGHKKGCRHRLMEPYLFGCRLDVDIIDLEQTADHLQRALNFAAHVAYRGGIVLFVSRKREFCHLVERTAQECGEYAHTRYWQGGLLTNASVQYGAGVRLPDLIVFLSTLNNVFQTHVGIRDAAKMNIPTIGIMDSNCNPSLVTYPVPGNDDTPLAMELYCKLFKMTINRAKDKRKQMELIKGI, from the exons ATGGCTGCGAGGATTCTAACGAAAG CGATCCACAGTCTCCGAAGTCCGGGTTTGTTTGGAGCTGCCTTCTCCTGCAGCGGCCACTCGTTCTGTAGTTCTGCTGCAGCTGTTAAACCTGCTGCCACTTTACAAAGCGAAGATGCAG CCGCGAACGAAAAGATCCTGAACTTACCTCTGACCCAACCGGACTATTTCCGTCTCTCTGAACTGTACACCATCAAGGACCTGTTTGAGGCCCGTGTGCATCTCGGACATAAGAAGGGCTGCAGGCACAG GCTGATGGAGCCGTATCTGTTTGGCTGTCGTCTGGACGTGGACATAATCGACCTGGAGCAGACGGCAGACCACCTGCAGAGGGCGCTGAACTTTGCGGCTCACGTGGCGTACCGTGGGGGGATCGTGCTGTTCGTGAGCCGGAAGAGGGAGTTCTGTCACTTGGTGGAGAGGACAGCCCAGGAGTGTGGAGAGTACGCACACACACGTTACTGGCAGGGCGGACTTCTCACGAACGCCAGCGTCCAGTACGGTGCCGGGGTCCGTCTTCCCGACCTCATCGTCTTCCTCTCCACACTCAATAATGTCTTCCAGACGCACGTGGGCATCCGAGACGCTGCCAAAATGAACATCCCCACCATCGGCATAATGGACTCCAACTGCAACCCCAGTTTAGTGACCTACCCAGTGCCCGGTAATGACGACACCCCACTCGCCATGGAACTGTACTGCAAGCTGTTCAAGATGACCATCAACAGGGCCAAGGACAAGAGGAAACAGATGGAACTGATCAAGGGGATATAA